A DNA window from Loxodonta africana isolate mLoxAfr1 chromosome 7, mLoxAfr1.hap2, whole genome shotgun sequence contains the following coding sequences:
- the LOC100654190 gene encoding olfactory receptor 8H1-like → MGRRNNTNVSDFILMGLTDSEEIRLVLFTLFLLIYLVTLLGNTGMILIIRLDLQLHTPMYFFLSHLSFLDLSYSTVITPKTLENLLTSTKYISFVGCFTQLYFFVFLGATECFFLSSMAYDHYVAICNPLQYPVVMSMTLCRSLITASYVIGFSVSFVNMLCINTLHFCGSNVIHHFFCDTPPILALSCTDTHNIEIMVIVVSGWTLMVSLTTISVSYASILSTILKINSTSGKRKAFSTCASHLLGVTIFYGTMIFTYLKPGKSYSLGKDQVASVFYTIVIPLLNPLIYSLRNKEVKNALIRVMQERTQGM, encoded by the coding sequence ATGGGCAGAAGGAATAATACAAATGTGTCTGACTTCATCCTCATGGGACTGACAGACTCTGAAGAGATCCGGCTGGTCCTTTTTACTCTATTTCTCCTGATATACCTGGTTACTCTGCTGGGGAATACAGGGATGATACTAATAATCCGCCTGGATCTCCAGCTTCACACccccatgtattttttcctcagtcatctttcATTCCTTGACCTCAGCTACTCGACAGTCATTACTCCTAAAACCTTAGAGAACTTGCTGACTTCTACCAAGTATATCTCATTTGTGGGCTGTTTCACTcagctttatttttttgtcttcttgggtgccactgaatgtttttttctctcttcaatGGCCTATGATCACTACGTAGCTATCTGCAACCCTCTACAATACCCAGTTGTTATGTCCATGACACTCTGCCGCTCCCTCATCACTGCATCCTATGTGATTGGCTTCAGTGTCTCCTTTGTCAACATGCTTTGCATAAACACTTTGCATTTCTGTGGttccaatgtaatccatcactttttctgtgacacACCCCCAATTTTAGCCCTGTCCTGCACTGACACACACAACATTGAGATCATGGTAATTGTTGTTTCTGGCTGGACGTTAATGGTGTCTCTTACCACGATCTCTGTGTCCTATGCATCCATTCTCTCTACTATCCTGAAAATCAATTCCACTTCAGGAAAGCGAAAAGCCTTCTctacctgtgcctcccacctcctGGGTGTCACCATCTTCTACGGTACCATGATTTTTACTTATTTAAAGCCAGGTAAGTCCTACTCCTTGGGAAAGGACCAAGTGGCCTCTGTTTTTTATACGATTGTGATCCCCCTGCTGAATCCACTCATTTATAGTCTCAGGAACAAAGAAGTGAAAAATGCTCTAATTAGAGTTATGCAGGAGAGAACACAAGGCATGTAA